The Salinispora tropica CNB-440 genome has a window encoding:
- a CDS encoding heme o synthase, protein MSMITERPVSDPAGQSVSATGDGAVGSRRDMRAVVAAYVALTKPRIVELLLVTTVPAMMLAHGGLPSLWLMAVVLVGGSLAAGAASVLNCYIDRDIDQVMRRTKRRPLPAHTVAPRNALIFGLVLATVSVTLLAVFTNALAAGLTLAAILYYDLVYTAWLKRTTTANTFWGGACGAAPVLIGWAAVTGSLAPAAWALFGVVFFWQMPHFYPLAMKYKDDYARAGIPMLPVVASTRRVNAEILVFAWLTVLVSLVTWPLGAGMGPIYGLPTLVVGVIFLVEAHRLCRRAARGEAVKPMRLFHWSTTYLTVVFAAVALDALI, encoded by the coding sequence GTGAGCATGATCACCGAGCGCCCCGTTAGCGACCCGGCCGGGCAGTCGGTCAGCGCGACGGGGGATGGGGCGGTCGGCTCGCGGCGGGACATGCGGGCGGTGGTCGCGGCCTACGTGGCGTTGACCAAGCCGCGGATCGTGGAGCTGCTGCTGGTCACCACCGTGCCGGCGATGATGCTCGCGCACGGCGGTCTGCCGTCGCTCTGGCTGATGGCGGTGGTGTTGGTCGGTGGGTCGTTGGCGGCCGGCGCGGCCAGCGTCCTGAACTGCTACATCGACCGGGACATCGATCAGGTGATGCGGCGTACCAAGCGCCGCCCGCTGCCGGCGCACACCGTCGCACCGCGGAACGCGTTGATCTTCGGCCTGGTACTGGCGACGGTCTCGGTCACTCTGCTGGCCGTCTTCACCAACGCGCTGGCCGCCGGGTTGACCCTGGCCGCGATTCTGTATTACGACCTGGTCTACACCGCCTGGCTCAAGCGCACCACCACGGCGAACACCTTCTGGGGTGGGGCCTGCGGGGCGGCGCCGGTGTTGATCGGCTGGGCTGCGGTGACCGGCTCTCTCGCACCGGCCGCGTGGGCGCTCTTCGGGGTCGTCTTCTTCTGGCAGATGCCGCACTTCTATCCGCTGGCGATGAAGTACAAGGACGACTACGCCCGCGCGGGCATCCCGATGCTGCCGGTGGTGGCGTCAACCCGGCGGGTCAACGCCGAGATTCTCGTCTTCGCGTGGCTGACGGTGCTGGTGTCGCTGGTGACCTGGCCGCTCGGGGCCGGGATGGGGCCGATCTACGGGCTGCCGACCCTCGTCGTGGGGGTCATCTTCCTGGTCGAGGCGCACCGGCTCTGTCGTCGGGCGGCGCGGGGGGAGGCGGTCAAGCCCATGCGGTTGTTCCACTGGTCCACCACCTACCTGACCGTCGTTTTCGCGGCGGTTGCGCTGGACGCGTTGATCTGA
- the tkt gene encoding transketolase: MADNRPELPALNWSDLDRQAVDTVRVLAMDAVEKSGNGHPGTAMSLAPAAYLLFNRVMRHNPADPTWPGRDRFVLSAGHSSLSLYIQLYFSGYPMSLTDLEGLRQWGSLTPGHPEYGHTPGVETTTGPLGQGLGNAVGMAMAARRERGLFDPEPKLGTSVFDHDIWCIASDGDIEEGVSHEVSALAGHQQLGNLCVIYDDNEISIEDDTRIAKSEDVAARYRAYGWHVQTVDWRRGDADQDDYHEDVATLYRALLAAKAETGRPSFIALRTIIGWPAPNKRNTGKIHGSALGADEVAATKELLGFDPQRTFEVDEGVLKHTRQVRERGIAAQREWTETFEAWGQANPERKELWDRMATRTLPRGWTDALPAFPADAKGIATRAASGTVLGALAPVLPELWGGSADLADSNNTTMKGEPSFIPAEHATKDFPGNEYGRTLHFGVREHAMGAILNGIALHGGTRPYGGTFLVFSDYMRPSVRLAAMMKLPVTYVWTHDSIGLGEDGPTHQPVEQLTSLRAIPGLDVVRPADANETAWAWRQILTHTDRPAALALSRQPLPTLDRSVLTSAEGVARGGYVLVDAVGGKPQVILLATGSEVQLCLTARERLEADGTPTRVVSMPCQEWFRAQDEAYQESVLPRGVKARVSVEAGVAMSWRAFVGDCGESISLEHFGASAPHTVLFEQFGFTPDRIVGAAHAALTRVGDITGNPTGN; the protein is encoded by the coding sequence GTGGCTGACAACCGACCCGAGCTTCCTGCACTCAACTGGTCCGACCTCGACCGTCAGGCGGTCGACACGGTCCGCGTGCTGGCCATGGACGCCGTCGAGAAATCCGGCAACGGCCACCCCGGCACCGCGATGAGCCTGGCGCCCGCGGCCTACCTACTCTTCAACCGGGTCATGCGACATAACCCCGCCGACCCGACCTGGCCCGGCCGCGACCGCTTCGTGCTCTCCGCCGGGCACTCCAGCCTCAGCCTCTACATCCAGCTCTACTTCTCCGGCTATCCGATGAGCCTCACCGACCTCGAGGGGCTGCGGCAGTGGGGCTCGCTCACCCCCGGTCACCCCGAGTACGGGCACACCCCGGGGGTGGAGACCACCACCGGCCCGCTCGGACAGGGCCTGGGCAACGCGGTCGGGATGGCGATGGCCGCCCGCCGTGAACGCGGGCTGTTCGACCCCGAGCCGAAGCTCGGCACCTCGGTCTTCGACCACGACATCTGGTGTATCGCCTCCGACGGCGACATCGAGGAGGGGGTCAGCCACGAGGTCAGCGCCCTCGCCGGCCACCAGCAGCTGGGCAATCTCTGCGTGATCTACGACGACAACGAGATCTCGATCGAGGACGACACCCGGATCGCCAAGAGCGAGGACGTCGCGGCCCGCTACCGGGCGTACGGGTGGCACGTGCAGACGGTCGACTGGCGGCGCGGCGACGCCGACCAGGACGACTACCACGAGGACGTGGCCACGCTGTACCGGGCGCTGCTGGCCGCCAAGGCCGAGACCGGTCGGCCGTCGTTCATCGCCCTGCGCACCATCATCGGCTGGCCGGCGCCGAACAAACGGAACACCGGCAAGATCCACGGTTCGGCGCTCGGTGCCGACGAGGTCGCGGCGACCAAGGAACTCCTCGGCTTCGACCCGCAGCGCACCTTCGAGGTCGACGAGGGCGTCCTCAAGCACACCCGCCAGGTGCGCGAACGCGGCATCGCCGCCCAGCGTGAGTGGACCGAGACCTTCGAGGCCTGGGGGCAGGCGAACCCGGAACGCAAGGAGCTCTGGGACCGAATGGCCACCCGGACGCTGCCACGAGGCTGGACGGACGCCCTACCCGCGTTCCCCGCCGACGCCAAGGGCATCGCCACCCGCGCCGCCTCCGGCACGGTCCTCGGCGCGCTCGCACCGGTGCTGCCGGAGCTGTGGGGCGGCTCGGCAGACCTGGCGGACAGCAACAACACCACCATGAAGGGCGAGCCGTCCTTCATCCCGGCCGAGCATGCCACCAAGGACTTCCCGGGCAACGAGTACGGCCGCACGCTGCACTTCGGCGTCCGCGAACACGCGATGGGCGCCATCCTCAACGGGATCGCTCTGCACGGTGGCACCCGCCCGTACGGCGGTACGTTCCTCGTCTTCAGCGACTACATGCGCCCGTCGGTACGCCTCGCGGCGATGATGAAGCTGCCGGTGACCTACGTCTGGACACACGACTCGATCGGCCTCGGCGAGGACGGTCCGACCCACCAACCGGTGGAGCAGCTGACCTCGCTGCGAGCAATCCCCGGACTGGATGTGGTACGTCCCGCCGACGCGAACGAGACCGCGTGGGCCTGGCGGCAGATCCTGACGCATACCGATCGGCCGGCCGCGTTGGCACTGAGCCGCCAGCCGTTGCCGACCCTGGATCGATCCGTGCTCACCAGCGCGGAAGGGGTGGCCCGCGGCGGGTACGTGCTGGTCGACGCTGTTGGCGGCAAGCCGCAGGTGATCCTTCTCGCCACCGGTTCGGAGGTGCAGCTCTGCCTCACCGCCCGGGAGCGGCTGGAGGCCGACGGCACCCCCACCCGGGTCGTCTCCATGCCCTGCCAGGAGTGGTTCCGGGCTCAGGATGAGGCGTACCAGGAGTCGGTCCTACCCCGTGGGGTAAAGGCACGGGTGAGCGTGGAGGCGGGCGTCGCGATGTCCTGGCGGGCCTTCGTCGGTGACTGCGGCGAGAGCATCAGCCTGGAGCACTTCGGGGCGAGCGCCCCGCACACCGTGCTCTTCGAGCAGTTCGGTTTCACCCCGGACCGGATCGTGGGTGCGGCGCACGCCGCGCTGACCCGGGTCGGCGACATCACCGGTAATCCGACCGGCAACTGA
- the tal gene encoding transaldolase: MTDRLGELTAAGVAVWLDDLSRTRLSSGGLDRLRREKHLVGVTSNPTIFAKALGDAEEYDWQLHDLAMRGVKVEEAVRTLTAYDVRWACDVMRPAYDASAGVDGRVSLEVDPRLAYETEQTIAEARALWWLVDRPNLFIKIPATEAGLPAITAALAEGISVNVTLIFGLDRYSAVMEAFLTGLEQAKANGHDLSKIGSVASFFVSRVDTEVDKRLEKIGSEQASTLRGRAAIANARLAYERYSQVFASDRWQALADAGAHPQRPLWASTSTKNPDYRDVIYVEELIAPGTVNTMPEPVINAYAEHGETRGDTVTGGYDEAREVFASLTAAGVDLTDVIDTLEREGVEKFEASWNELLEGVRRSLAAANQGINHPGDAAKHNAQAAEQAGGNA; this comes from the coding sequence ATGACGGACAGGCTGGGTGAGCTCACCGCCGCGGGCGTGGCGGTCTGGCTCGATGATCTTTCGCGGACCCGACTCAGCTCGGGTGGGCTGGACCGGCTACGCCGGGAGAAGCACCTGGTCGGGGTGACCAGCAACCCGACGATCTTCGCCAAGGCCCTGGGCGACGCCGAGGAGTACGACTGGCAGCTGCACGACCTCGCGATGCGCGGGGTGAAGGTCGAGGAGGCGGTCCGCACCCTCACCGCGTACGACGTGCGCTGGGCCTGCGACGTGATGCGACCGGCGTACGACGCGTCGGCGGGGGTGGACGGACGGGTCTCGCTGGAGGTGGACCCGCGGCTGGCGTACGAGACCGAGCAGACCATCGCCGAGGCGCGGGCGCTCTGGTGGCTGGTGGACCGGCCGAACCTGTTCATCAAGATCCCGGCCACCGAGGCCGGGCTGCCGGCGATCACCGCCGCCCTGGCCGAGGGGATCAGCGTGAACGTCACCCTGATCTTCGGCCTGGACCGCTACTCGGCGGTCATGGAGGCGTTCCTGACCGGTCTGGAGCAGGCGAAGGCGAACGGTCACGACCTGTCCAAGATCGGCTCGGTGGCGTCGTTCTTCGTCTCCCGGGTCGACACCGAGGTCGACAAGCGGCTGGAGAAAATCGGCTCGGAGCAGGCCAGCACGCTGCGCGGTCGGGCCGCGATCGCCAACGCCCGACTGGCCTACGAGCGCTACAGCCAGGTCTTCGCCTCCGACCGGTGGCAGGCCCTCGCCGACGCCGGAGCGCATCCGCAGCGACCGCTCTGGGCCTCCACCTCGACGAAGAACCCGGACTACCGGGACGTGATCTACGTCGAGGAGCTGATCGCTCCCGGCACCGTCAACACGATGCCGGAACCGGTGATCAACGCCTACGCGGAACACGGCGAGACCAGGGGCGACACCGTGACCGGCGGCTACGACGAGGCGCGGGAGGTCTTCGCGAGCCTGACGGCGGCGGGGGTCGACCTGACCGACGTGATCGACACCCTCGAGCGCGAGGGGGTGGAGAAGTTCGAGGCGAGCTGGAACGAACTCCTCGAAGGTGTCCGCCGTTCCCTGGCCGCCGCCAACCAGGGCATCAACCACCCCGGCGACGCCGCCAAGCACAACGCGCAGGCCGCCGAGCAGGCGGGAGGCAACGCGTGA
- a CDS encoding glucose-6-phosphate isomerase translates to MSELLGQPVEAAAGLSVRGAEAVDQAAAASTRTAVTMAGVPGQLAAKDPTLWGPEAEAEARVRLGWVDTHTRSRELLPQLAELTSELADLDHVVLCGMGGSSLAPEVIARTLGRPLTILDTTDPGQVRAALADRLERTVVVVASKSGSTVETDSQRRAYWQAFLDAGMSEAEAGRHFVIVTDPGSPLAATAAEMGAFTVLADPNVGGRFSALTAFGLVPTALAGVEVTELLDQAEAFAGSLASERDNPALALGAALGAAATAGRDKVTLISDGGGIDGLGDWAEQLIAESTGKSGIGILPVVVESPTSPGVTGKDILTISYGGALTAGELNDGEATSGGTPDVAVNGPLGAQFLAWEYAVAVAGVVLGIDAFNQPNVTESKENTNKILASGAPTEQPSFTEGAIEVYAPPGVPNDLAGALRWLVDGIHGDGYLAIMAYLDRGADADAARLRPALAEAVGPPVTFGWAPRFLHSTGQYHKGGPQVGSFLQITGTVDVDLPVPGKPYSFGELQAAQAAGDRQALADRKRPLLRLHLTDRSAGVAQLLEAAGALPKRR, encoded by the coding sequence GTGAGCGAGCTTCTCGGACAGCCCGTCGAGGCCGCTGCCGGCCTTTCCGTGCGCGGGGCGGAGGCGGTCGACCAGGCCGCGGCCGCCTCCACGCGGACCGCGGTGACAATGGCCGGGGTGCCGGGCCAACTGGCCGCCAAGGACCCCACGCTCTGGGGACCGGAGGCGGAGGCCGAGGCGCGGGTTCGACTGGGTTGGGTCGACACCCACACCCGAAGCCGGGAGCTGCTTCCGCAACTCGCCGAGCTGACCTCGGAGCTGGCCGACCTGGACCACGTGGTGCTGTGTGGGATGGGGGGTTCGTCGCTGGCTCCCGAGGTGATCGCCCGGACCCTCGGCCGGCCGCTGACCATCCTGGACACCACCGACCCGGGCCAGGTCCGGGCGGCGCTCGCCGACCGCCTGGAGCGGACCGTCGTCGTGGTGGCCAGCAAGTCCGGCTCGACCGTGGAGACCGACAGCCAGCGGCGCGCGTACTGGCAGGCGTTCCTCGACGCGGGGATGTCCGAGGCCGAGGCCGGGCGGCACTTCGTGATCGTCACCGACCCGGGCTCGCCGCTGGCGGCGACCGCCGCCGAGATGGGAGCGTTCACCGTGCTGGCCGACCCGAACGTCGGCGGGCGCTTCTCCGCGCTGACCGCGTTCGGACTCGTTCCGACGGCGCTGGCCGGAGTCGAGGTGACCGAGCTGCTGGACCAGGCCGAGGCCTTCGCCGGGTCGTTGGCCTCCGAGCGGGACAATCCGGCGCTGGCGCTGGGCGCCGCGCTGGGTGCGGCGGCCACCGCCGGCCGAGACAAGGTGACATTGATCTCGGACGGCGGTGGAATCGACGGGCTCGGTGACTGGGCCGAGCAACTGATCGCCGAGTCGACCGGCAAGTCCGGGATCGGCATCCTGCCGGTCGTCGTCGAGTCGCCGACCAGCCCCGGCGTCACCGGCAAGGACATCCTCACCATCAGCTACGGCGGCGCGCTGACCGCCGGGGAACTCAACGACGGGGAAGCCACGTCCGGCGGCACGCCGGACGTGGCGGTCAACGGTCCGTTGGGGGCGCAGTTCCTCGCCTGGGAGTATGCGGTCGCGGTCGCCGGCGTGGTGCTCGGCATCGACGCGTTCAACCAACCGAATGTCACCGAGAGCAAGGAGAACACCAACAAGATCCTGGCCTCGGGCGCGCCGACGGAACAGCCGTCGTTCACCGAGGGCGCGATCGAGGTGTACGCCCCGCCGGGTGTGCCGAACGACCTGGCCGGCGCACTGCGCTGGCTGGTCGATGGCATCCATGGCGACGGCTATCTCGCGATCATGGCGTACCTCGACCGCGGGGCCGATGCAGACGCGGCCCGGCTACGCCCCGCGTTGGCCGAAGCGGTCGGCCCGCCGGTGACCTTCGGCTGGGCCCCTCGGTTCCTGCACTCCACCGGGCAATATCACAAGGGCGGCCCACAGGTGGGCAGCTTCCTCCAGATAACCGGTACCGTCGACGTTGATCTGCCGGTGCCCGGGAAACCGTACAGCTTCGGGGAGTTGCAGGCGGCCCAGGCCGCCGGCGACCGGCAGGCCCTGGCGGACCGGAAGCGTCCACTGCTGCGGCTACACCTGACCGACCGGTCCGCGGGTGTGGCGCAGCTGTTGGAGGCGGCTGGCGCGCTACCCAAACGACGATGA
- the zwf gene encoding glucose-6-phosphate dehydrogenase, translated as MTNPLRDPQDRRLPRIPEPCALVIFGVTGDLARKKLLPAVYDLANRGLLPPSFVVLGFARRDWGDGDFESLAQAAAKAHARTPWREEVWARLAGNIKFVGGSFDDDDAFDQLAGALGKLRQSHGIPGNAAFYFAIPPAAFPVVLKQLARTGMADNATAGGWRRVVVEKPFGQDLPSAKELNDLVDDVFTRRDVFRIDHYLGKETVQNILALRFANNLFEPLWNSKYVDSVQITMAEDVGIGTRAGFYDTAGAARDVLQNHLLQLLALVAMEEPTSFAADEIRAEKLKVLKAITLPTDVGRGTVRGQYLPGWVGGERAVGYLDEKGVPADSTTETYVAVQLGIQNRRWAGVPFYIRAGKRMPRQVTEVAIMFKKAPHLPFNEADVESLGNNQLVIRVQPDEGVVLKFGSKVPGTAMEVRDIAMDFQYGEAFTEASPKAYERLVLDVLIGDRTLFPDAAEVEQSWRVVDPLEQAWAGTKPEPYRSGEWGPRRTDEMLAEAGRAWRRA; from the coding sequence GTGACAAACCCGTTACGCGACCCGCAGGACCGACGGCTGCCCCGCATCCCGGAACCCTGCGCTCTGGTCATCTTCGGCGTTACCGGGGACCTGGCCCGCAAGAAGCTACTACCGGCGGTGTACGACCTCGCGAACCGGGGGCTGCTGCCCCCGAGCTTCGTCGTGCTCGGCTTCGCCCGCCGCGACTGGGGTGACGGCGACTTCGAGTCCCTCGCCCAGGCGGCGGCGAAGGCGCACGCCCGCACGCCCTGGCGGGAAGAGGTGTGGGCGCGGCTGGCCGGCAACATCAAGTTCGTCGGCGGGTCGTTCGACGACGACGACGCCTTCGACCAGCTGGCAGGGGCGTTGGGCAAGCTACGCCAGTCGCATGGCATCCCCGGCAACGCCGCCTTCTACTTCGCTATCCCCCCGGCGGCCTTCCCGGTGGTGCTCAAACAGCTCGCCCGCACCGGAATGGCGGACAATGCCACCGCCGGCGGGTGGCGGCGGGTCGTCGTCGAGAAGCCCTTCGGGCAGGACCTGCCCTCGGCGAAGGAGCTCAACGACCTGGTGGACGATGTCTTCACCCGCCGGGACGTCTTCCGCATCGACCACTACCTGGGCAAGGAGACGGTCCAGAACATCCTCGCCCTGCGGTTCGCCAACAACCTGTTCGAACCGTTGTGGAACTCGAAATACGTCGACTCGGTGCAGATCACCATGGCCGAGGACGTGGGCATCGGCACCCGGGCCGGGTTCTACGACACCGCCGGCGCCGCCCGTGACGTGCTCCAGAACCATCTCCTTCAGCTACTCGCGCTGGTGGCGATGGAGGAGCCCACCAGCTTCGCCGCCGACGAGATCCGCGCCGAGAAGCTCAAGGTACTCAAGGCCATCACCCTGCCGACCGACGTGGGCCGGGGGACCGTACGCGGCCAGTACCTGCCCGGCTGGGTCGGCGGCGAACGCGCCGTCGGCTACCTGGACGAGAAGGGAGTCCCGGCGGACTCGACCACCGAGACCTACGTCGCGGTGCAGCTGGGCATCCAGAATCGCCGGTGGGCCGGGGTTCCCTTCTACATCCGCGCCGGCAAGCGGATGCCCCGGCAGGTGACCGAGGTCGCGATCATGTTCAAGAAGGCCCCACACCTGCCGTTCAACGAAGCCGATGTGGAGTCGCTGGGCAACAACCAACTCGTCATCCGGGTCCAGCCGGACGAGGGCGTGGTCCTCAAGTTCGGCTCCAAGGTGCCCGGGACCGCGATGGAGGTCCGCGACATCGCGATGGACTTCCAGTACGGCGAGGCGTTCACCGAGGCCAGCCCGAAGGCGTACGAGCGGCTGGTGCTGGACGTCCTGATCGGCGACCGGACCCTCTTCCCGGACGCCGCCGAGGTCGAGCAGAGCTGGCGGGTGGTGGACCCGCTGGAGCAGGCCTGGGCGGGGACAAAACCGGAGCCCTACCGATCCGGTGAGTGGGGTCCCCGCCGTACCGACGAGATGCTGGCCGAGGCCGGCCGCGCCTGGCGGCGGGCGTGA
- a CDS encoding glucose-6-phosphate dehydrogenase assembly protein OpcA, which translates to MIGLWDTTGNEVVKALAAERRSAGGVASGMALTLIVVVDEKRVREAEAAATIASAAHPCRLLIVVRSDVDRDRNRLDAEIVVGGRLGPGEAVVARMHGRLALHAESVVMPLLVPDVPVVTWWHADPPAEIATDFLGVVADRRITDAAQADNPIEALRQRAHDYAPGDTDLAWTRVTLWRTLVAGAFDTTEAKVTAATVVAPPTDPTAALMRGWLASRLGIDPQWRHTDQYSRMHEVQLRCANGDELTLTRNDSMAVFRRSGQEDRILPLVRRPLGDELAEELRRLDADQVYAEALGAAAGVSGLESRPAQRVHIWKDPAQARRAEAGITAHAGIARA; encoded by the coding sequence ATGATCGGCCTGTGGGACACCACCGGCAACGAGGTGGTCAAGGCGCTCGCTGCCGAGCGGCGCAGCGCCGGCGGGGTGGCCAGTGGCATGGCACTCACGCTGATCGTGGTGGTGGACGAGAAGCGGGTCCGCGAGGCGGAGGCCGCGGCGACGATCGCTTCCGCCGCCCATCCGTGCCGGCTGCTGATCGTGGTTCGTTCCGACGTGGATCGGGATCGCAACCGGCTGGACGCGGAGATCGTCGTGGGTGGCCGGCTCGGCCCCGGTGAGGCGGTGGTGGCCCGGATGCACGGGCGGCTGGCCCTGCACGCCGAATCGGTGGTGATGCCGCTGCTGGTGCCGGACGTACCGGTGGTGACCTGGTGGCACGCGGACCCGCCAGCCGAGATAGCCACCGACTTCCTGGGTGTGGTGGCGGACCGGCGAATCACCGACGCCGCGCAGGCCGACAACCCGATTGAGGCGCTGCGGCAGCGGGCGCACGACTACGCTCCCGGTGACACCGACCTGGCCTGGACCCGGGTCACGCTGTGGCGCACCCTGGTGGCGGGTGCCTTCGACACCACCGAGGCGAAGGTCACCGCGGCTACCGTGGTGGCACCACCGACCGATCCGACGGCCGCACTGATGCGGGGCTGGCTCGCCTCCCGGCTGGGAATCGACCCCCAGTGGCGGCACACCGACCAGTACTCCCGGATGCACGAGGTGCAGTTGCGCTGCGCCAACGGCGACGAGCTGACGCTGACCCGCAACGACAGCATGGCGGTGTTCCGACGCAGCGGCCAGGAGGACCGCATCCTGCCGCTGGTGCGCCGGCCGCTCGGCGACGAGCTGGCCGAGGAGTTGCGCCGGCTCGACGCCGACCAGGTATACGCGGAGGCGCTCGGTGCTGCGGCGGGGGTCTCCGGGTTGGAAAGCCGTCCCGCCCAGCGGGTGCATATCTGGAAGGACCCGGCTCAGGCGCGGCGGGCCGAGGCGGGGATCACCGCGCACGCTGGGATCGCGCGGGCATGA
- the pgl gene encoding 6-phosphogluconolactonase, with amino-acid sequence MSEASIAVHADAELLAQAVAARLLVRILDAQTGRGQASVVLTGGRIATAVYRALAALPAREAVDWSRVDVWWGDERFLPEGDPQRNATQARAALLDAVPLDPARVHPMPASDDPAGSDPEEAAGRYAAELARAARPGTAVLPHFDVLLLGVGEDGHVASVFPEHPVHYENRPVSAVRGSPKPPPIRTTLTLPTINTAEEVWLIASGADKARAVGLALAGAGPVQLPAAGVRGINRTLWLLDRSAAADLPARFRSVR; translated from the coding sequence ATGAGCGAGGCGAGTATCGCGGTCCATGCCGATGCCGAGCTGCTGGCACAGGCGGTGGCCGCCCGGCTACTGGTCCGAATCCTCGATGCACAGACCGGGCGCGGACAGGCGTCGGTGGTGTTGACCGGCGGCCGGATCGCCACCGCCGTCTATCGGGCGTTGGCGGCGCTGCCCGCCCGAGAGGCGGTCGACTGGTCGCGGGTGGACGTCTGGTGGGGAGACGAGCGGTTCCTGCCCGAGGGTGACCCGCAGCGCAACGCGACGCAGGCCCGGGCCGCGCTCCTGGACGCGGTGCCGCTGGACCCGGCCCGGGTGCACCCGATGCCAGCATCGGACGACCCGGCCGGCAGCGACCCGGAGGAGGCCGCCGGCCGGTACGCGGCGGAGCTGGCCCGGGCGGCCCGCCCCGGCACCGCCGTCCTCCCCCACTTCGACGTGCTCCTGCTGGGGGTGGGCGAGGACGGCCACGTGGCCTCGGTCTTCCCGGAGCATCCGGTGCACTACGAGAACCGGCCGGTCAGTGCGGTCCGGGGCAGCCCGAAGCCGCCGCCGATCCGTACCACCCTGACCCTGCCGACGATCAACACCGCGGAGGAGGTGTGGTTGATCGCCAGCGGTGCGGACAAAGCCCGTGCCGTCGGCCTGGCGTTGGCTGGCGCGGGGCCGGTGCAGCTACCGGCCGCGGGTGTGCGGGGCATCAACCGCACCCTCTGGCTGCTGGATCGAAGCGCCGCAGCCGACCTGCCCGCCCGTTTCCGCAGCGTGCGCTGA
- the secG gene encoding preprotein translocase subunit SecG, with product MPIWFAYTLIVLLVITSFMLVLLILLHRGKGGGMSSMFGGGVSSSLAGSSVAEKNLDRYTVLVGIVWFACIVGLGLWLRLQQSSLG from the coding sequence ATGCCGATCTGGTTCGCGTACACGTTGATCGTGTTGCTGGTCATTACGAGCTTCATGCTCGTCCTGCTGATCCTGCTACACCGGGGTAAGGGCGGTGGGATGTCCAGCATGTTCGGCGGCGGGGTCAGCTCCAGCCTGGCGGGATCGTCGGTCGCCGAGAAGAATCTGGACCGCTACACCGTTTTGGTGGGCATCGTCTGGTTCGCCTGCATCGTCGGGCTCGGGCTCTGGCTGCGTCTCCAGCAGTCCAGCCTCGGCTGA
- the tpiA gene encoding triose-phosphate isomerase: MANPTRRPLMAGNWKMNLNHLEANLLVQKLAASLTAKQLTDVETVVLPPFTDLRTVQTAVDGDKLLVGYGAQDLSPHASGAHTGDIAGPMLTKLGCTYVVVGHSERRADHHEDDTIVNAKVQAALTHGLTPILCVGEGLEIRELGNQVAHCSDQLDAALKGLSSEQVAQVVVAYEPVWAIGTGKTATPQDAQEVCGALRQRLAGNVGPETADQVRILYGGSVKSSNVAAIMAQPDVDGALVGGASLDAEEFAKICRFPEHTTG; the protein is encoded by the coding sequence ATGGCCAACCCCACCCGCCGGCCACTGATGGCCGGCAACTGGAAGATGAACCTCAACCACCTCGAGGCGAATCTGCTGGTGCAGAAGCTCGCCGCGAGTCTCACCGCGAAGCAGCTCACCGATGTCGAGACGGTGGTGCTACCGCCGTTCACCGACCTACGGACGGTGCAGACCGCCGTTGACGGGGACAAGCTGCTGGTCGGCTACGGCGCGCAGGACCTCTCGCCGCACGCGTCGGGGGCACACACCGGTGACATCGCCGGGCCGATGCTGACGAAGCTGGGCTGCACGTACGTGGTGGTCGGCCACTCCGAGCGGCGGGCGGACCACCACGAGGACGACACGATCGTCAACGCGAAGGTGCAGGCGGCCCTCACCCACGGCCTCACCCCGATCCTCTGCGTGGGGGAGGGGCTGGAGATCCGGGAACTGGGCAACCAGGTCGCGCACTGCAGCGACCAGCTCGACGCCGCTCTCAAGGGGCTCTCCTCCGAGCAGGTGGCCCAGGTCGTCGTCGCGTACGAGCCGGTCTGGGCGATCGGCACCGGCAAGACGGCCACCCCCCAGGACGCCCAGGAGGTCTGCGGGGCGCTCCGTCAGCGGCTCGCCGGGAACGTCGGTCCGGAGACGGCCGACCAGGTTCGGATCCTCTACGGCGGGTCGGTCAAGTCGTCGAACGTGGCCGCCATCATGGCTCAGCCGGACGTGGACGGCGCCCTTGTCGGCGGTGCCAGCCTGGACGCTGAGGAGTTCGCGAAGATCTGCCGGTTCCCGGAGCACACCACCGGCTGA